The following are encoded in a window of Ferribacterium limneticum genomic DNA:
- a CDS encoding methyltransferase domain-containing protein, whose protein sequence is MSIPGLDAWLSTAAGRYVLDWEQRQLDAAVPDVFGFHALQLGLPQGDFLRSNRIPLRLKAGEYGAVDLLCNCAALPFASLSTDLVVLPHVLEFSDEPHQILREVERILIPEGQVIIIGFNPLSLWGLKRKFDCSDEFPWNGSYLSLNRLKDWLKLLSFEVDRGQFGCYIPPVEQLKWVQRWQFIETAGNRWWHFSGGVYVLRAIKRVHGMHLITPNWRNKSVRAKALRPIAQKEGHGR, encoded by the coding sequence ATGTCAATTCCCGGGCTCGACGCCTGGCTGTCGACCGCAGCCGGCCGTTATGTGCTGGATTGGGAACAGCGCCAGCTCGATGCCGCCGTGCCCGATGTTTTCGGTTTTCATGCCCTGCAACTCGGCCTGCCGCAGGGCGATTTCCTGCGTTCCAACCGCATTCCGCTGCGCCTGAAGGCCGGCGAATACGGTGCAGTCGACCTGCTCTGCAACTGCGCTGCCCTGCCCTTCGCCTCGCTCAGCACCGACCTCGTCGTCCTGCCGCATGTCCTCGAATTCAGCGACGAGCCGCACCAGATATTGCGCGAAGTCGAGCGCATCCTGATTCCCGAAGGACAGGTCATCATCATCGGCTTCAATCCGCTGTCGCTGTGGGGCCTGAAACGAAAATTCGACTGTAGCGACGAATTTCCGTGGAACGGCAGCTACCTGTCGCTGAATCGCCTCAAGGATTGGCTAAAATTGCTCAGTTTCGAAGTCGACCGCGGCCAGTTCGGCTGTTACATCCCGCCGGTCGAACAACTCAAATGGGTGCAACGCTGGCAGTTCATCGAAACGGCCGGCAACCGCTGGTGGCATTTTTCCGGCGGCGTGTACGTGCTGCGCGCCATCAAGCGCGTGCACGGCATGCACCTGATCACCCCCAACTGGCGAAACAAGTCGGTGCGCGCCAAGGCGCTGCGCCCGATCGCCCAAAAGGAAGGCCATGGCCGCTGA
- the gloB gene encoding hydroxyacylglutathione hydrolase: protein MFEISLIPAFKDNYIWLLTRGKRAVVVDPGDAAPVIARLEADDLTLEGILITHHHADHQGGVAELKARWPVEVFAPANESITGCTRPLSGGEQIDVLGQMVDVMAVPGHTLGHLAYLAPGALFCGDTLFGAGCGRLFEGTPEQMSASLDSIAVLPDDTLAYCAHEYTEMNLRFALAVEPENAALQARVAKVAVLRAAGRPSVPLTLGEEKATNPFLRCAEPTVIAAAEKQNPTVNRKKAAIFKTIRSWRNDF, encoded by the coding sequence ATGTTTGAAATTTCGCTCATTCCCGCGTTCAAGGACAATTACATCTGGCTACTGACCCGCGGCAAGCGTGCCGTCGTCGTCGATCCTGGCGATGCAGCCCCGGTCATTGCCCGTCTGGAAGCGGACGATCTGACGCTGGAGGGCATTCTGATCACGCATCACCATGCCGATCACCAGGGTGGCGTCGCCGAACTCAAAGCGCGCTGGCCAGTTGAGGTTTTTGCACCGGCCAATGAGTCTATCACAGGCTGCACGCGTCCACTTTCGGGTGGCGAGCAGATCGATGTGCTCGGCCAGATGGTCGATGTCATGGCCGTTCCCGGGCATACCTTGGGGCATCTGGCCTACCTCGCGCCGGGTGCACTGTTTTGTGGCGATACGCTGTTCGGCGCTGGCTGCGGGCGGCTGTTCGAGGGCACGCCGGAACAGATGTCGGCTTCGCTCGACAGCATCGCGGTATTGCCCGACGACACCCTGGCTTATTGCGCCCACGAGTACACCGAGATGAATCTGCGTTTCGCGCTGGCCGTCGAGCCGGAAAATGCTGCCTTGCAGGCGCGCGTGGCGAAGGTTGCCGTGCTGCGGGCGGCGGGCCGGCCCAGTGTGCCGTTGACGCTCGGTGAAGAGAAGGCGACCAACCCTTTCCTGCGCTGCGCCGAGCCGACGGTCATTGCTGCAGCGGAAAAGCAGAATCCCACGGTCAACCGGAAAAAAGCCGCAATTTTCAAAACGATACGCAGCTGGCGAAACGACTTCTAG
- a CDS encoding response regulator, whose protein sequence is MARRRISIVIADDNDMMRSILRAMLRGEEYDVVGEARNGQAAIDVVDRLKPDIVCMDVVMPEKNGIEALCEIKVANPATEVVMVTSNSDPETVQESIMNGASGFIIKPFNAARVLDTLEKVSNRVRQAKP, encoded by the coding sequence ATGGCCAGGCGACGCATCTCCATCGTCATCGCTGACGACAACGACATGATGCGCAGCATTCTGCGCGCCATGTTGCGTGGCGAGGAATACGACGTAGTCGGCGAGGCCCGCAATGGGCAAGCGGCCATCGATGTCGTCGATCGCCTGAAACCGGACATCGTCTGCATGGACGTCGTGATGCCGGAGAAGAACGGCATCGAAGCGCTGTGCGAAATCAAGGTGGCCAATCCGGCTACCGAAGTCGTCATGGTGACCAGCAATTCCGACCCGGAAACCGTTCAGGAATCAATAATGAACGGCGCCAGCGGCTTCATCATCAAGCCCTTCAATGCGGCCCGCGTGCTCGATACGCTGGAAAAGGTCAGCAACCGCGTCCGTCAGGCCAAGCCGTAG
- a CDS encoding DUF3293 domain-containing protein, whose translation MAKTSELEAAYMATTYRVFLPGGICELRIGQPCETLRCWLEKAGCTEFALITAHNPGGQRADDATNAERQSQLECELLEGNYEPYAAQHEADAEGWPTEESCFVPDISREDACALAAEYGQNAVVCGSVDAIPHLVWIEDSEQ comes from the coding sequence ATGGCGAAGACGAGTGAACTTGAGGCCGCCTATATGGCGACGACTTATCGGGTGTTCCTGCCTGGTGGCATCTGCGAACTGCGCATCGGCCAGCCCTGCGAAACCCTGCGCTGCTGGCTTGAAAAGGCAGGCTGCACGGAGTTCGCGCTGATCACGGCGCACAATCCGGGTGGGCAGCGGGCCGATGATGCGACCAACGCCGAGCGTCAGTCGCAACTGGAGTGCGAGTTGCTGGAGGGCAACTACGAACCCTATGCGGCGCAGCATGAAGCCGATGCCGAAGGCTGGCCAACTGAGGAGAGCTGTTTCGTTCCCGATATTTCCCGTGAAGATGCCTGTGCCCTGGCCGCCGAATATGGGCAGAATGCCGTGGTTTGCGGCAGCGTCGATGCCATTCCCCACCTCGTCTGGATAGAAGATAGCGAACAATGA
- the rnhA gene encoding ribonuclease HI, which translates to MAAEEIVEIFTDGACKGNPGPGGWGAILRLGQHEKELWGGEKETTNNRMELTAAIRAIEALKRPVGGRIYTDSQYVMKGINEWIHGWKKNGWKTADKKPVKNADLWQLLDAQVRLHKLEWVWVKGHAGHPENERADALANRGIDELRNREAA; encoded by the coding sequence ATGGCCGCTGAAGAAATCGTTGAAATATTTACCGATGGTGCCTGTAAGGGCAATCCCGGCCCCGGCGGCTGGGGCGCCATCCTGCGCCTTGGCCAGCACGAGAAGGAACTGTGGGGCGGCGAGAAGGAAACAACCAACAACCGCATGGAACTGACCGCCGCCATCCGCGCCATCGAAGCCCTCAAGCGGCCGGTTGGCGGCAGGATCTACACCGACTCGCAGTACGTCATGAAGGGCATCAACGAGTGGATCCACGGCTGGAAGAAGAACGGCTGGAAAACCGCCGACAAGAAGCCGGTCAAGAATGCCGATCTGTGGCAACTGCTCGACGCCCAGGTTCGGCTGCACAAGCTCGAATGGGTCTGGGTCAAGGGCCATGCCGGCCACCCGGAAAACGAACGGGCCGATGCCCTGGCCAATCGTGGCATCGATGAATTGAGAAACAGGGAAGCAGCATGA
- a CDS encoding GGDEF domain-containing response regulator, whose translation MKILVVEDSRSTYHLPVEQMERLGVQTLSAATGDEALEKFARTRPDLVLLDLSLPDMDGYLLAQRIRATETPGEWTPIIFLSSRDDEASIEKGIAAGGDDYLLKPVSEIVLGAKIRAMQRIVLMRSSLIGLTRKLDAANQELVRISSSDGLTGVANRRYFDETISIEWRRARRHSNSIAMMMCDVDYFKLYNDTYGHQAGDDCLRRIARVIRQNTERPSDIVARYGGEEFAVVLPETTIGGALIVAEKIRQAIRELNIEHASSPGGLVTLSIGLASAAPGFDNPPEDLIQAAAKALLRAKRQGRDCLCRADAA comes from the coding sequence ATGAAAATTCTCGTCGTCGAAGACAGTCGCTCCACCTACCACCTGCCCGTCGAGCAGATGGAAAGACTGGGCGTTCAGACGCTCTCGGCTGCTACCGGCGACGAGGCACTGGAAAAATTCGCGCGGACGCGACCGGATCTCGTCCTGCTCGACCTCTCCCTGCCCGACATGGATGGTTATCTGCTCGCCCAGCGCATCCGGGCGACGGAAACACCGGGTGAATGGACGCCCATCATTTTCCTGTCATCTCGTGACGACGAGGCCAGCATTGAAAAGGGAATCGCCGCCGGTGGCGATGATTACCTACTCAAGCCGGTCAGCGAGATCGTTCTCGGCGCAAAGATCAGGGCCATGCAGCGCATTGTCCTCATGCGTTCGTCGTTGATCGGCCTCACCCGCAAGCTGGATGCCGCCAATCAGGAACTGGTGCGCATTTCGTCGAGCGATGGTTTGACCGGCGTCGCCAACCGGCGCTACTTCGACGAGACAATTTCCATCGAATGGCGCCGGGCGCGTCGTCACTCGAACAGCATCGCGATGATGATGTGCGACGTCGACTATTTCAAGCTGTACAACGACACCTACGGTCACCAGGCGGGCGACGACTGCCTGCGCCGGATCGCCCGGGTCATTCGCCAGAATACCGAACGGCCGTCGGATATCGTGGCGCGCTACGGTGGCGAGGAGTTCGCCGTCGTCCTGCCCGAAACCACCATCGGCGGGGCCCTGATTGTGGCCGAAAAAATCCGTCAGGCCATCCGCGAACTCAATATCGAGCATGCCTCGTCGCCCGGCGGGCTGGTCACCCTGAGCATCGGACTCGCCTCAGCCGCTCCCGGCTTCGACAACCCGCCCGAAGACCTCATCCAGGCCGCCGCCAAAGCTCTTCTGCGGGCGAAACGACAGGGTCGGGACTGCCTCTGCCGGGCTGACGCCGCCTGA
- a CDS encoding DNA recombination protein RmuC: protein MSETMGLALIVGVVVVILLQVALLLRGNRQQDEARFQVQQEAQEKGLMRLERELREELARGRREVAEEAFRDREERAQSSNLLGQTLSAQVVQFGAAQAERLEAFARELSRFSLGLDERFERLKIAVESRLTAIQADNAVKLEEMRRTVDEKLHATLEQRLGESFKLVSDRLEQVHRGLGEMQTLAAGVGDLKRVLTNVKTRGTWGEVQLSALLEQLLTAEQFGSNVATKPGSNERVDFAIRLPGKDDGAVVWLPIDAKYPIEDYQRLLDAQDRGDPAGVEEASRAIETRLKNEARSIHEKYVSPPHTTDFALLYLPLEGLYAEALRRPGLAETLQRDWRVSLTGPTTLAAMLNSLQMGFRTLAIEQRSAEVWAVLGAVKTEFSKFGEALAHTKKKLDEASNSISKAETRTRQLTRRLKEVEALPLAEAEQLIGVADFDGEDE from the coding sequence ATGAGTGAAACGATGGGGCTGGCCCTGATCGTCGGCGTGGTGGTGGTCATCCTGTTGCAGGTGGCGTTGTTGCTGCGCGGCAACCGGCAGCAGGACGAAGCGCGCTTCCAGGTGCAGCAGGAGGCCCAAGAAAAGGGGCTGATGCGCCTTGAACGCGAACTGCGCGAGGAACTGGCACGTGGCCGACGCGAGGTGGCCGAAGAGGCCTTCCGTGATCGCGAGGAAAGGGCGCAATCGTCCAACTTGCTGGGCCAGACGCTGTCCGCGCAGGTCGTCCAGTTCGGCGCAGCGCAGGCCGAGCGGCTGGAGGCTTTTGCGCGCGAGCTGAGCCGCTTTTCGCTGGGGTTGGACGAGCGGTTTGAGCGTTTGAAAATTGCGGTTGAATCCCGGTTGACCGCAATACAAGCCGACAACGCAGTCAAGCTGGAAGAAATGCGGCGGACGGTCGATGAAAAGCTGCATGCGACGCTTGAGCAGCGCCTTGGCGAATCCTTCAAGCTGGTCAGCGACCGGCTGGAGCAGGTGCATCGCGGCCTCGGTGAAATGCAGACGCTGGCCGCCGGTGTCGGCGACCTCAAGCGTGTGCTGACCAACGTCAAGACCCGTGGCACCTGGGGCGAGGTGCAGTTGTCGGCGCTACTCGAACAGTTGCTGACAGCCGAGCAGTTTGGCAGCAACGTGGCGACCAAGCCGGGTAGCAACGAGCGTGTCGATTTCGCCATCCGCCTGCCGGGCAAGGATGACGGCGCCGTTGTCTGGCTGCCGATCGACGCCAAGTACCCGATCGAGGATTACCAGCGCCTGCTCGACGCCCAGGATCGAGGCGATCCGGCCGGGGTTGAGGAAGCTTCGCGAGCCATCGAGACCCGCCTGAAGAACGAGGCCAGGAGTATTCACGAGAAATACGTCTCGCCGCCGCATACCACCGACTTTGCCTTGCTCTACCTGCCGCTCGAAGGTCTTTACGCCGAGGCGCTGAGGCGTCCGGGCCTGGCCGAAACGCTGCAGCGTGACTGGCGGGTCAGCCTGACCGGGCCGACGACGCTGGCGGCGATGCTCAACAGTTTGCAGATGGGTTTCCGTACCCTGGCCATCGAGCAGCGTTCGGCCGAAGTGTGGGCCGTGCTCGGCGCAGTCAAGACGGAGTTCAGCAAGTTTGGCGAGGCGCTGGCCCATACCAAGAAGAAGCTGGACGAGGCGAGCAACAGTATCAGTAAGGCGGAAACCCGGACGCGGCAACTGACGCGCCGGCTCAAGGAAGTCGAGGCGCTGCCGCTGGCAGAGGCCGAACAATTGATCGGTGTGGCGGATTTCGATGGCGAAGACGAGTGA
- a CDS encoding serine/threonine protein kinase, with product MSRKIGRFEVRGELGRGAQSVVNLGFDPQLQREIAIKTLHFATPDPEHKGMLLDEARTVSRMRHPSIVPIFEAGEQDGDLYLVFEYVPGKSLAEFLRQSGALPPVKAISILRPILDAVAYAHGQGIIHRDLKPSNILLDDNGTPRVMDFGIAARVDASSDPNDRITGTPGYMAPEYILRREISERSDVFSTGLVLFEMLTGRRAVVADSTGAVMQRLASEDIKLPQDAAVDEQLSAILHKALARDPLLRFQTAAQFGEALDNYLDPEEDVPAGAGGRQATLEFLLRRMRHKSDFPALSESVSAINKIANSETESIDKLSNTILKDFALTNKLLRLVNSAYFRQAGGGSISTVSRAVIVLGFEAVRNIAITVLLFDHLQNKANANQLKEDFLRANMAGVLAKDIGATARMRDLEQSFICSLFHSLGRLLSQFYFPEDAEEIRRVIAQKNCSEEMAAKQVLGISFEEIGVAIAKLWGFPPLIVSSMRRLPAGPVKKAVDQEDRLRTLSGFSNELCDVIALATPEARDRELKKTMTRFADAVALGQNDVMQTVQRAVEEVADFARIIHLNLQQTTFGKQMRLFAEAGVDGKAPADDQNSSDFADGTVIGESDPLVGVGSGSGTQAVDAQSVLTAGIQDISNTLIDGFQLNDILRIILETMYRAMGFKRVVLCIRDAKAGVMQGRFGFGPDANELAKAFRFPLSFAPDIFHAATSKGVDLLISDINDPKIAGRIPDWYRKAVPANSFVLFPLNIKGNSVALIYADRDEPGGISIPEKELQLLRTLRNQAILAIKQGS from the coding sequence ATGAGCAGAAAAATCGGCCGTTTCGAAGTCCGTGGCGAGTTGGGGCGGGGCGCGCAAAGTGTGGTCAATCTTGGCTTCGATCCGCAGTTGCAGCGCGAGATCGCCATCAAGACCCTGCATTTCGCCACGCCCGATCCGGAGCATAAGGGCATGCTGCTCGACGAGGCGCGCACGGTCAGCCGGATGCGCCATCCGAGCATCGTGCCGATTTTTGAAGCGGGTGAGCAGGATGGCGATCTCTATCTCGTTTTCGAATACGTGCCGGGCAAGAGTCTGGCCGAGTTCCTGCGGCAGAGCGGCGCATTGCCGCCGGTCAAGGCGATTTCGATCCTCCGGCCTATCCTTGACGCGGTCGCTTATGCCCACGGACAGGGCATCATCCACCGTGATCTGAAACCGTCGAACATCCTGCTTGACGACAACGGTACGCCGCGTGTCATGGACTTCGGCATCGCAGCGCGGGTCGACGCGTCGAGCGACCCGAATGACCGGATCACCGGCACGCCGGGCTACATGGCACCTGAGTACATACTGCGGCGCGAGATCAGCGAGCGTTCGGATGTCTTCTCCACCGGACTGGTTCTCTTCGAAATGCTCACCGGGCGCCGTGCGGTGGTCGCCGATAGCACCGGCGCGGTCATGCAACGTCTGGCCAGCGAAGATATCAAGCTGCCGCAGGATGCTGCGGTCGACGAGCAATTGAGCGCAATTTTGCATAAGGCACTGGCGCGCGATCCGCTGCTGCGTTTTCAGACGGCGGCCCAGTTTGGCGAGGCGCTGGACAACTATCTGGACCCTGAAGAAGATGTTCCGGCCGGAGCTGGCGGTCGACAGGCAACGCTGGAGTTCCTGTTACGCCGGATGCGCCACAAAAGCGATTTTCCGGCCCTTTCCGAGTCGGTCAGCGCCATCAACAAGATTGCCAACAGCGAGACGGAAAGCATCGACAAGCTGTCGAACACCATCCTCAAGGATTTTGCGCTGACCAACAAGCTGCTGCGCCTGGTCAACTCGGCCTATTTCCGGCAGGCCGGCGGCGGCAGCATCAGTACCGTGTCACGGGCCGTGATCGTGCTCGGCTTCGAGGCCGTGCGCAACATCGCCATTACCGTCCTGCTCTTCGATCACCTGCAAAACAAGGCCAACGCCAACCAGCTCAAGGAAGATTTTCTGCGCGCCAACATGGCCGGGGTGCTGGCCAAGGATATCGGCGCGACGGCGCGCATGCGCGATCTGGAACAATCGTTCATCTGCTCGCTGTTCCACAGCCTGGGTCGCTTGCTGTCGCAGTTCTATTTTCCGGAAGACGCTGAAGAAATACGTCGCGTCATTGCGCAAAAGAACTGCAGCGAGGAGATGGCGGCGAAACAGGTGCTAGGCATCTCCTTTGAGGAGATTGGCGTCGCCATCGCCAAACTCTGGGGATTTCCGCCGCTGATCGTTTCCTCGATGCGGCGCTTGCCGGCCGGCCCGGTCAAGAAGGCGGTCGATCAGGAAGATCGTCTACGCACGCTGTCCGGCTTCTCCAACGAATTGTGTGACGTCATCGCACTGGCTACGCCCGAGGCGCGTGACCGCGAATTGAAGAAGACCATGACCCGCTTTGCCGACGCCGTGGCACTCGGTCAGAACGATGTAATGCAGACCGTGCAGCGCGCTGTCGAGGAGGTCGCCGATTTTGCCCGCATCATTCACCTCAACCTTCAGCAGACGACTTTCGGCAAGCAGATGCGCCTGTTTGCCGAAGCGGGCGTGGACGGCAAGGCGCCCGCCGACGACCAGAATAGCAGCGATTTTGCCGATGGAACGGTCATCGGGGAGAGCGACCCGCTAGTTGGTGTCGGGAGCGGTTCTGGTACACAAGCGGTCGATGCCCAGTCGGTGCTGACCGCCGGCATCCAGGACATCAGCAATACGCTGATCGATGGCTTTCAGCTCAACGACATCCTGCGCATCATCCTCGAAACAATGTATCGGGCCATGGGCTTCAAGCGCGTCGTGCTATGCATCCGCGACGCCAAGGCCGGTGTCATGCAGGGCCGCTTCGGCTTCGGTCCGGATGCCAACGAATTGGCCAAGGCGTTCCGCTTTCCGCTCAGTTTTGCACCGGATATCTTCCATGCTGCGACGTCGAAGGGCGTTGATCTGCTGATCAGCGACATCAACGATCCGAAGATCGCCGGCCGAATCCCCGACTGGTATCGCAAGGCCGTGCCGGCCAACTCCTTTGTGCTGTTCCCCCTCAATATCAAGGGCAACTCGGTGGCGTTGATCTATGCCGACCGCGATGAGCCGGGAGGGATTTCGATTCCGGAAAAGGAGTTGCAGTTGCTGCGGACGCTGAGGAATCAGGCGATTCTGGCCATCAAGCAGGGGTCGTGA
- a CDS encoding DUF748 domain-containing protein encodes MSRLAGALKSPRSKRIGKWLAGIFVVFGVLGFFAAPPLLKSILQKQLSEQLHREVSIENIDINPYGLSLKVNGFSIKAEGSKEVAGFDELFVNLSSASIFKLAAVVDEIRLQGLRLAVSRVAEGRYDISDLLDEWMRPKDEPDTGTPRFSVNNIQLINGKIVFDDQPKGRVHTISDINLALPFVSSLPYQVEILVKPLFSANINGSPLALTGDSKPFSGTHESNLNLDLDRFELAGLQPYLPDSLPFRLKSGTLDTELKAMFKEVSDQVYSVSVVGAVHVSGLALTESEGQPLLGWKRLDIELDNADPINSKVALKRVGLDGLDVALAVNKQGEFNVMRVVDRLAKPVAATPEPKPVPAKPFEWSLGEFALTNGLIRWQDDSNLTPVAGEVRNLLVSVGKVDSKLIEPIEIGEVSYQIDLGERFRVEKMAIKGIKVDLPTHRVDIAEVTNSGTRARMLRNKAGKIEWVSSPVLKVVRATNAEKDTKAKAVAEATGTQEWIGKVGKLSIEDLGFHFEDRSLQQVAVQDIEGFNLLGQELTNEPNKKGTISLKTKINKKGTLNVDGSLQIYPLDVAVKVDTVAIPLLPLEPYFGQFLNISLTRGQVSNKGEATAKLDTAGLKAGYKGSFTLGDFVAVDKLNSADFLKWKSLYFGGIDFRLEPMVINIGEIALTDYFSRLILNKEGKLNVAEIVRKPEGEAVAARKEEVKPETAKGETKVVIKESGPAKQPIPIKIGKITLQNGTVNFSDLFVKPNYTVNVTKLGGRVTNLSSAADTVADMELRGRYANSAPVQILAKLNPLAAKSYLDLKAEITGVDLVGFSPYSGKYAGYAIEKGKLSLTVAYKLENNQLSAENRLFIDQFTFGERIESADATKLPVNLAISLLKNNRGEIDLNLPISGSLDDPQFSIGGLIIKVIVNLFVKAVTSPFALLGSMFGSGDELSSVEFAAGRATLNDTAGKKLEALAKALNERNALKLEITGRADPEADREGAKRAALERAMQAEKLKDLKKAGEGKSLEEIEIAPEESTAYLTRAYKEAKFPKPRNMIGLQKDLPVDEMEKLMLANLPVSDDDVKALAARRAEVVQGWLVDQGKVLPERVFLLPPKVGADEKGKASRVDFSLK; translated from the coding sequence ATGTCACGCCTCGCCGGGGCGCTCAAGTCACCGCGTAGCAAGCGAATTGGAAAATGGCTGGCGGGCATTTTTGTGGTTTTCGGGGTGCTGGGATTTTTTGCCGCGCCCCCGCTGCTCAAGTCGATTTTGCAGAAACAGCTCTCGGAGCAACTCCACCGCGAAGTCAGCATCGAAAACATCGATATAAACCCGTACGGTTTGTCGCTGAAGGTCAATGGTTTTTCCATCAAGGCTGAGGGCAGCAAGGAAGTGGCCGGTTTCGACGAACTCTTCGTCAATCTTTCTTCGGCCTCCATTTTCAAGCTGGCTGCTGTTGTCGATGAAATTCGCCTGCAAGGCTTGCGCCTTGCCGTGTCCCGCGTTGCCGAGGGGCGCTACGATATTTCCGATCTGCTCGACGAGTGGATGAGGCCCAAGGACGAGCCGGATACCGGCACGCCACGCTTTTCGGTGAACAACATCCAGTTGATCAACGGCAAGATCGTTTTCGATGACCAGCCCAAGGGCAGAGTGCATACGATCAGCGACATCAATCTGGCGCTGCCTTTCGTTTCCAGCCTGCCCTATCAGGTCGAAATTCTGGTCAAACCTTTGTTTTCGGCCAACATCAATGGTTCCCCTCTGGCCCTGACCGGTGACAGCAAGCCGTTTTCGGGAACACATGAAAGTAATCTGAATCTAGATCTGGATCGCTTCGAACTGGCCGGCCTGCAACCCTACCTGCCTGATTCGCTGCCTTTCCGGCTGAAGTCGGGAACGCTCGATACCGAACTGAAGGCGATGTTCAAGGAGGTTTCGGACCAAGTTTATTCGGTCTCGGTCGTCGGTGCTGTTCATGTTTCCGGACTGGCGCTGACCGAAAGCGAAGGCCAGCCGCTGCTTGGCTGGAAGCGCCTGGATATTGAACTCGACAATGCCGACCCGATCAACAGCAAGGTTGCTCTCAAGCGCGTTGGGCTCGATGGGCTGGATGTCGCTCTGGCGGTCAATAAGCAGGGGGAGTTCAATGTCATGCGAGTTGTCGACCGGCTGGCCAAGCCGGTTGCGGCAACGCCGGAGCCCAAGCCGGTCCCCGCCAAACCGTTTGAATGGTCGCTCGGCGAGTTCGCCCTGACCAACGGCCTGATCCGCTGGCAGGACGACTCCAATCTGACGCCGGTGGCCGGCGAAGTACGCAATCTGCTGGTCAGCGTCGGCAAGGTCGATAGCAAGCTGATCGAGCCGATCGAAATTGGCGAAGTTAGTTATCAGATCGATCTCGGCGAGCGTTTCCGCGTCGAGAAAATGGCCATCAAGGGCATCAAGGTCGATTTGCCGACCCATCGGGTCGATATTGCCGAAGTGACCAACAGCGGAACCCGCGCCCGCATGCTGCGCAACAAGGCCGGCAAGATTGAGTGGGTCAGTTCGCCGGTGCTCAAGGTGGTCAGGGCGACCAATGCCGAGAAGGACACCAAGGCCAAGGCAGTGGCCGAAGCAACCGGAACGCAGGAGTGGATCGGCAAGGTCGGCAAGCTGAGCATCGAAGATCTGGGTTTCCATTTTGAGGATCGCTCCCTGCAGCAGGTGGCGGTGCAGGACATCGAGGGATTCAATCTGCTTGGCCAGGAGCTGACCAACGAGCCGAACAAGAAGGGCACCATTTCGCTAAAGACCAAGATCAACAAGAAGGGCACCCTGAATGTCGATGGCAGCCTGCAGATCTATCCGCTCGATGTCGCGGTCAAGGTCGATACGGTGGCCATACCGCTGCTGCCGCTGGAGCCTTATTTCGGCCAGTTCCTCAATATTTCGCTGACGCGTGGCCAGGTATCGAACAAGGGCGAAGCGACGGCCAAGCTCGATACGGCAGGCCTCAAGGCCGGCTACAAGGGTTCCTTCACGCTTGGCGACTTTGTGGCGGTGGACAAGCTGAACAGCGCCGATTTCCTCAAGTGGAAATCGTTGTATTTTGGCGGTATCGACTTCCGGCTTGAGCCGATGGTCATCAACATCGGCGAGATCGCTCTGACCGATTATTTTTCGCGACTGATCCTCAACAAGGAAGGCAAGCTCAACGTCGCCGAGATCGTCAGGAAGCCCGAAGGCGAGGCGGTCGCAGCCAGGAAAGAAGAGGTCAAGCCGGAAACGGCCAAGGGCGAGACGAAGGTGGTGATCAAGGAGTCCGGACCGGCCAAGCAGCCGATCCCGATCAAGATTGGCAAGATCACCCTGCAAAATGGCACGGTCAATTTCTCCGACCTTTTCGTCAAGCCAAACTACACGGTCAATGTAACCAAGCTCGGCGGACGGGTGACCAATCTGTCGTCAGCGGCCGATACCGTCGCCGATATGGAACTGCGTGGCCGGTACGCCAACTCGGCACCCGTCCAGATACTGGCCAAGCTGAATCCGCTGGCGGCCAAGTCCTATCTTGATCTCAAGGCTGAAATCACGGGCGTCGATCTGGTCGGTTTCTCGCCGTATTCCGGCAAGTACGCCGGCTACGCCATCGAGAAGGGCAAGCTGTCGCTGACCGTCGCCTACAAGCTGGAGAACAACCAGTTGTCGGCCGAGAACCGGCTTTTCATCGACCAGTTTACCTTTGGCGAGCGGATCGAAAGCGCGGATGCGACCAAGCTGCCGGTCAATCTGGCGATTTCGCTGCTCAAGAATAACCGTGGCGAAATCGATCTCAATCTGCCGATTTCCGGTTCGCTCGACGATCCGCAGTTCTCGATTGGCGGGCTGATTATCAAGGTCATCGTCAATCTGTTCGTCAAGGCCGTCACTTCGCCATTTGCGCTGCTTGGCTCGATGTTCGGCAGTGGCGACGAGTTGTCCAGTGTCGAATTCGCCGCTGGCCGTGCCACACTCAACGACACGGCGGGCAAAAAGCTCGAAGCACTGGCCAAGGCGCTTAACGAACGCAATGCGCTGAAGCTCGAAATCACCGGCCGGGCCGATCCGGAAGCCGACCGGGAAGGTGCCAAGCGCGCTGCCCTGGAACGCGCCATGCAGGCCGAAAAGCTCAAGGATCTCAAGAAGGCTGGCGAAGGCAAGTCGCTCGAAGAAATCGAGATTGCTCCGGAGGAAAGCACGGCCTACCTGACCCGCGCCTACAAGGAAGCCAAGTTCCCGAAGCCGCGCAACATGATTGGTCTGCAGAAGGATTTGCCGGTAGACGAAATGGAGAAATTGATGCTGGCCAACTTGCCGGTCAGCGATGACGACGTCAAGGCGCTGGCCGCGCGCCGGGCCGAGGTGGTTCAAGGCTGGCTGGTCGACCAGGGCAAGGTGCTGCCGGAACGGGTTTTCCTCTTGCCGCCGAAAGTTGGGGCTGATGAAAAGGGTAAAGCCAGCCGTGTTGATTTTTCGCTGAAATGA